CTTGAAGCGCGACAGGCCCATCTCCTGGGCGATCTGCACCTTGGACACGTCGTCCACGTAGTAGCGGCGCGCGGCCAGGACCATCAGGCCGCGCTCGTCCGGCGAGCTCCCCCGCGCGTCTGCCTCCTCGCTCATGTGAGCACTGTAGCGCGCTCGAACGTTTCCAAACCGTGATCTGGAACCGGGTTGCCAGACTCGCAGACCGCACCGTACGGTCGTCGCAGATGAGCACGGCTCGGTGCTCAGATGAGCAAACTGCAAGGAGGCAGTCCATGGTCAGGCGACGCCGGATCCCGGAGGAGCTCGGCATCGGTGTGGTGATCGTGCTCGTCGCCGCGATCTTCAGCCTGATGTCGCCGACGTTCCGCACGTTCGACAACGCGAACCTGCTGCTGCTCAACGGCACGGTGATCGCGTTCCTCGCGATGGGGCAGGCGTTCGTGCTGCTCACCGGCGGCATCGACCTGTCGACGGGCTCGAACATCGCGCTCACCGGCATGGTCGCGGCGCTCCTCATGCGCTCGGGGCTGCCGTGGTGGCTCGCCGCGCTCGCGGCACTGGCCGTCGGCGCGCTGGTCGGCACCATCAACGGCGCGCTGATCCACTACCTGCGCCTGCCACCGTTCATCGTCACGTTCGCCGCCTTCGGCGTCGCCGCGAGCATCCCCCTGATCCTCACCGGCGCCAGCTCCGTCAACGTCGCCGACCCGATGTTCGCGGTGATCGGCCGCGGGTCGCTGTTCGGCGTGCCGATGCCCGTCGTGCTCGTCGCGGTGTTCGCCGTCGTGCTGACCGTGCTGCTCAAGCTCACCCCCACCGGCGTGCGGATCTACGCGGTCGGCGGCAACCGCGAGAC
This is a stretch of genomic DNA from Cellulomonas sp. ES6. It encodes these proteins:
- a CDS encoding ABC transporter permease produces the protein MVRRRRIPEELGIGVVIVLVAAIFSLMSPTFRTFDNANLLLLNGTVIAFLAMGQAFVLLTGGIDLSTGSNIALTGMVAALLMRSGLPWWLAALAALAVGALVGTINGALIHYLRLPPFIVTFAAFGVAASIPLILTGASSVNVADPMFAVIGRGSLFGVPMPVVLVAVFAVVLTVLLKLTPTGVRIYAVGGNRETSRLSGIPIGRVTMLVYALSGLCAGMGGLIVTSRLMVGYPSAGSGNELFYSIAAAVVGGVSLFGGIGTLPGALLGAVLIATVSNGMNVVGVQSYWQPLVIGLIILGGVIVDTYRRQSSLTALIRAHLPGRSGTDGTDGPGSTAPAAPAAVPSGAAPAAPPGTAAP